The Candidatus Latescibacterota bacterium DNA window AGATACTTGCGGACAAGTTGACTATTACCGGGTCGATCGGATCGATAAGCGGAAAGATGAATATCGCGGGATTGCATGACAAGATCGGGATATCACATGATTTTGTAACGAAGGGGCCGAACGCCCTCTTCTATTCTCCATACAGGGATTTTACGGCTGAAGAATGGAAGCTGTTCACCGACGATCACTGGGAGGGGTTCAATAACTGGCTCAGGGACGTATCGGAACACAGGGGAATGACTTTCGAGGAGGCCGAGAAACTGGCTCACGGAAGAGTATATTTCGGCAGACAGGCGTTGGAGAACGGTCTGATCGATGAGGTCGGAGGTTTCTACCGGGCGATCGAGGTAGCAAAAGAACTGGCAGAGATACCCGCTGAAGATAATGTGACGATAGCCCATTATCCTGTTAAGAAGGGGTTTTTCGAGGAACTGGTCGGCGGGAATTTCTCGGCCGTTGCCCAGTATGTCGTCTACAGGTATATCAGGGACGATCTGTCGCAGACCTGGAACATGGTTGTGGGTTCCGGGAACGCGGTTATGGAGCCGATAAATATACGGTAGGATGCTCATCGGGAATTCGATTGCGGGGCGTCGCGCGAAAGCGTGGCGCCCTTTTTTCATATATCCGGGGCAGATTGTTTCACCCGCCTCATTTTATATAAAGAATCCTGGTAAATAGACGATAACCTTAAATGGCAGATGAGTTTATACCGAGCCAACACGGCCGGAAGGTCGGCAGATGGAGAAAGAATGCCAGAGCAGCCGAATAGAACGGTCACAGCCGAGGAATACGGATCCGTTGTAGAGGAGCGGGACAAAGCCCTGGGTGAGGTCGAACGTTCGAAGGCGATGATTGAAAAGATAAAAATCGATCGTGACAATGCGCTCAGGAAAGCAGCTTTTCTTGAAATCGAAACCCGGAAAGCCGATATCGCGAAAAGTTATTTTCTGGCGAATATGAGTCACGAGATCAGGACGCCGATGAACGGTGTCATGGGTATGACTACACTTCTGCTCGATACGGAGCTGGATCCGGATCAGAGGGAGTTTGCCGAGACGATAAGCCAGAGTGCCGAAGCTCTTCTGATGATAATCAATGATGTGCTCGATTTTTCCAGGATGGAATCGGGCAATTTCGAGCTTGAGAACGAATCATTTGATCTAAGGAGTGTGATTGACGATATCGGGGAGATGATGGGGTTGAGGGCTCACGAGAAGGGTCTTGAATACGTCAGCATCATCGATAATGAAGTCCCTTATCGGATCAGGGGCGACGCGGAACGGATGCGCCAGGTCATAATCAATCTGATCAATAACTCGATAAAGTTTACACATAAGGGAGAAGTTGTACTGAGA harbors:
- a CDS encoding S49 family peptidase, producing the protein YIGGRKNRVDPMLGLMMGHESIVAEFKKALKDDDVAAIVFRVNSGGGESLASDLMGHQVEITVKEKPVVVSMVDVAASGGYHIAYRATKILADKLTITGSIGSISGKMNIAGLHDKIGISHDFVTKGPNALFYSPYRDFTAEEWKLFTDDHWEGFNNWLRDVSEHRGMTFEEAEKLAHGRVYFGRQALENGLIDEVGGFYRAIEVAKELAEIPAEDNVTIAHYPVKKGFFEELVGGNFSAVAQYVVYRYIRDDLSQTWNMVVGSGNAVMEPINIR